In Colwellia sp. PAMC 20917, a single genomic region encodes these proteins:
- the suhB gene encoding inositol-1-monophosphatase — MHPMLNIGIRAARNAGKVIVRAIEQLDKVEVQAKGTNDFVTSADLSAEEAIIETLKKSYPNHTIIGEECGVIKGKDDDFQWVIDPINGTTNFIKGIPHFSVSIALKVKGKLDQAIIFDPSRGELFTASRGKGAQLNGFRIRVKQHKELSGAIVATGFPFKHKQHSNAYLEMFKTLFTKSSDLRSSGSPALDLAYVAAGRVDGYFQIGLKPWESAAGELLIIEAGGLVTDFVGDHNHTVSGNIVAACPRLLKTILKDIRPHLGEALNK; from the coding sequence ATGCATCCTATGCTTAATATTGGTATTCGCGCTGCGCGTAACGCAGGTAAAGTTATTGTTCGTGCCATCGAACAATTAGATAAAGTTGAAGTTCAAGCAAAAGGGACAAATGATTTTGTCACTAGTGCTGACCTAAGCGCTGAAGAAGCCATTATTGAAACATTAAAAAAATCATACCCTAACCATACAATTATTGGTGAAGAATGTGGTGTGATTAAAGGAAAAGATGACGACTTCCAGTGGGTTATTGATCCAATAAACGGTACAACGAACTTTATTAAAGGCATTCCACATTTTTCAGTGTCTATTGCTTTGAAAGTCAAAGGTAAATTAGATCAAGCCATCATCTTTGATCCTTCTCGCGGGGAACTTTTTACTGCTAGTCGTGGTAAAGGCGCACAACTTAATGGCTTTCGTATTCGTGTAAAACAACATAAAGAACTCTCTGGTGCCATTGTTGCCACAGGTTTCCCATTTAAGCACAAGCAACACAGCAACGCTTACTTAGAAATGTTTAAAACATTATTTACTAAATCATCAGATCTTCGCAGCTCGGGCTCTCCAGCTTTAGATTTAGCTTATGTCGCTGCCGGACGTGTCGACGGATATTTCCAAATTGGTTTAAAACCTTGGGAATCTGCTGCTGGTGAATTATTAATTATTGAAGCCGGTGGTTTAGTCACTGATTTCGTTGGCGATCACAACCATACAGTTTCAGGTAATATTGTTGCTGCTTGTCCACGTTTATTAAAAACTATTCTAAAAGATATCCGCCCTCACTTAGGTGAAGCGTTAAATAAATAG
- the iscR gene encoding Fe-S cluster assembly transcriptional regulator IscR, whose product MKLTSKGRYAVTAMLDVAIHAVTGPVPLADISERQGISLSYLEQLFSRLRKYGLVNSIRGPGGGYRLGMCSAKISIADVINAVDESIKATRCDGKGNCQNGDECLTHTLWEGLSDRIEDFLKNITLAELVEQRNVKLVSRRQDKAHARANKVMPSLETLIKTKNIMHDMH is encoded by the coding sequence ATGAAACTGACTTCAAAAGGGCGTTACGCCGTAACTGCTATGTTAGATGTAGCAATACATGCAGTAACTGGACCCGTACCTTTAGCCGATATTTCAGAGCGACAGGGGATCTCGTTGTCATATTTAGAACAACTATTCTCTCGCTTAAGAAAATATGGCTTAGTAAATAGTATTAGAGGTCCTGGCGGAGGTTATCGCTTAGGGATGTGTTCTGCAAAAATTTCGATTGCTGATGTTATCAATGCTGTTGATGAATCTATTAAAGCGACGAGATGTGACGGTAAAGGTAATTGCCAAAACGGTGACGAATGCTTAACCCATACATTGTGGGAAGGTTTAAGTGACCGAATCGAAGATTTTTTAAAAAACATAACGTTGGCCGAACTTGTCGAGCAACGCAATGTGAAATTAGTGTCTAGACGACAAGACAAAGCGCATGCGCGAGCAAACAAAGTTATGCCGTCATTAGAAACATTAATTAAAACCAAGAATATTATGCACGACATGCACTAA
- the prmB gene encoding 50S ribosomal protein L3 N(5)-glutamine methyltransferase — protein MNEVDFSPIKDELFTIGDYLRFATSEFNQAELFFGHGTNNAWHEAITLVMFALNLPVELNEQVFNCRLTSTEKSAVLALIERRIVEQLPAAYLTNHAQFVGLPFYVDERVLVPRSPIGELIEQHFSPNFSPENPPKRILDLCTGSGCIAIACAVAFPESEVDALDLSIDALNVAQINIENHGLTEQVIPIQSDVFSGVEGLSYDLIVTNPPYVDQEDVDALPQEYLHEPEMGLGSGVDGLDIVREILAQAASHLNENGVLICEVGNSQIHVEHVYPQVPFTWLTFKNGGHGVFMLTKEQLTSHQNSFTQAFEQK, from the coding sequence GTGAACGAAGTTGATTTTTCACCGATTAAGGATGAACTGTTTACCATAGGTGATTATCTAAGGTTTGCCACCAGTGAATTTAATCAAGCCGAGCTTTTTTTTGGTCACGGTACTAATAATGCGTGGCATGAAGCTATAACTTTAGTGATGTTCGCTTTAAACTTGCCAGTAGAGCTAAATGAACAAGTGTTTAATTGTCGTTTAACATCCACTGAAAAATCAGCGGTATTGGCCTTAATTGAACGCCGTATCGTCGAACAACTGCCGGCTGCATACTTAACTAATCATGCTCAATTTGTTGGCTTACCTTTTTATGTTGATGAGCGGGTTTTAGTACCACGCTCCCCTATTGGTGAATTAATAGAGCAACACTTTTCGCCAAATTTTTCACCAGAAAATCCACCTAAACGTATTCTTGATTTATGTACGGGAAGCGGCTGTATTGCCATTGCTTGCGCGGTAGCATTTCCTGAATCCGAGGTTGATGCGCTCGATTTATCAATTGATGCATTAAATGTTGCGCAAATTAATATTGAAAATCATGGTTTAACAGAACAAGTTATTCCAATTCAATCTGACGTTTTTTCTGGGGTTGAGGGGCTAAGTTATGATTTAATCGTAACTAATCCACCTTATGTTGATCAAGAAGACGTTGACGCATTACCGCAAGAATACTTACATGAGCCAGAAATGGGCTTAGGTTCGGGTGTCGATGGTTTAGATATTGTTCGTGAAATTCTTGCTCAAGCGGCGAGTCATTTAAATGAGAACGGTGTTTTAATTTGTGAAGTAGGTAATTCTCAAATTCATGTTGAGCATGTTTATCCACAGGTGCCTTTTACGTGGTTAACCTTTAAAAATGGTGGTCATGGTGTGTTTATGTTGACTAAAGAACAGTTAACAAGCCATCAAAATAGTTTTACGCAAGCATTTGAACAAAAGTAA
- a CDS encoding MFS transporter, which yields MTSVKFVRLSSSYFWYFAILGLIIPFLPVFLDAKSFSSIEIGEILAIITATKIIGPTFWAFAADKSGKQLAIIRSGALLALLSFSLLFWLNGYWPVVFCLAIFSLFWTAVLPQLEVLTLNSIRRSAKIYARIRLWGSIGFIFLAVIAGDLIERYSADAFTYLGVIVLAGLFLSSMKLTPAKKAKNPVQQIEKISDKIFSRSFIFFFLAGLMLQMSFGPYYGFFALYLRELAYPGFAVGIFITISVLAEILIFIYASIFFRYFRLKTLLAISILLTSLRWFMTGSFADVIWVLVLVQCIHALSFGLYHSVSIQFIHQHFNHDQQNRGQAIYVGGVYGLGGAIGAYIAGIVWQGGQGSELAYNLAASAAFIGFVLVLFMQDRQQINISG from the coding sequence ATGACATCAGTTAAGTTCGTCAGACTGTCTTCGAGTTACTTTTGGTATTTTGCTATATTAGGCTTGATCATTCCCTTCCTACCTGTTTTTCTTGATGCCAAAAGCTTTAGCTCAATTGAAATAGGTGAAATTCTGGCTATTATTACAGCCACTAAAATCATTGGTCCAACCTTTTGGGCTTTTGCCGCCGATAAATCAGGTAAACAATTAGCCATTATTCGCAGTGGTGCCTTGTTGGCATTATTGAGTTTTTCATTACTTTTTTGGCTAAACGGTTATTGGCCTGTTGTTTTTTGTTTAGCGATTTTTAGCTTGTTCTGGACCGCTGTTTTACCTCAGCTTGAAGTGCTTACTCTTAATTCTATTAGACGTAGTGCTAAAATTTATGCGCGTATACGCTTATGGGGTAGTATCGGTTTTATTTTCTTGGCTGTGATAGCTGGGGATTTAATTGAACGATATTCCGCAGATGCTTTTACTTATTTAGGTGTCATTGTGCTAGCGGGATTATTTCTTTCAAGCATGAAACTCACCCCTGCAAAAAAGGCTAAAAATCCTGTGCAGCAGATCGAAAAAATCAGCGATAAAATATTCAGTCGTTCATTTATATTCTTTTTTCTTGCTGGCCTGATGTTACAAATGAGTTTTGGTCCTTATTATGGTTTTTTTGCGCTTTACCTTCGAGAGCTCGCTTATCCGGGATTTGCGGTTGGTATCTTCATTACCATCTCGGTATTGGCTGAAATTCTTATTTTTATCTATGCGAGTATATTCTTTCGATACTTCCGACTAAAAACTTTGCTGGCCATCAGTATATTACTCACCTCGTTACGTTGGTTTATGACGGGTAGTTTTGCCGATGTCATTTGGGTACTTGTTTTAGTACAGTGCATACATGCGCTGAGTTTTGGTTTGTACCATAGTGTTTCTATCCAATTTATCCATCAACATTTTAATCACGACCAACAAAATCGTGGCCAAGCTATTTATGTCGGTGGTGTTTATGGTCTAGGTGGTGCGATTGGCGCTTATATTGCCGGTATCGTTTGGCAAGGAGGGCAAGGCAGTGAACTTGCCTATAATCTAGCGGCTTCTGCGGCATTTATTGGCTTTGTGTTAGTGTTATTCATGCAAGATAGGCAACAAATCAATATCAGTGGTTAA
- the cysE gene encoding serine O-acetyltransferase: MFSRIREDIKSVFDRDPAARNTLEVLTNYPGMHAIWIHRLSHKLWKNNWYLLARSLSTFSRWLTGVEIHPGATLGRRFFIDHGMGIVIGETAEIGNDVTLYHGVTLGGTSWNAGKRHPTLEDNVVIGAGAQVLGPITIGKGGKVGSNSVVVKDVPANATAVGIPARIVNEKSQSEKEQRDQVAKKFGFDAYAVSSDNPDPVAKAIGRVLDHMHLMDKKVADLCKEVNHLGGEVCQEDLPELRVGEFIEDEIAAAKRREKRVESFDPDI, translated from the coding sequence ATGTTCAGCCGTATCAGAGAAGATATTAAAAGTGTCTTTGATAGAGATCCCGCCGCTCGAAATACACTAGAAGTTCTCACCAATTATCCTGGTATGCATGCCATTTGGATCCATCGCTTGAGCCATAAGTTGTGGAAAAATAACTGGTATTTACTTGCGCGTAGCTTATCAACATTTTCACGTTGGTTAACTGGTGTTGAAATTCATCCAGGAGCAACACTCGGACGTCGTTTTTTTATTGACCATGGCATGGGGATCGTTATTGGTGAAACCGCTGAGATTGGCAACGATGTTACCTTGTATCACGGTGTTACTCTGGGAGGCACAAGCTGGAATGCCGGTAAACGTCATCCAACATTAGAAGACAACGTGGTTATCGGTGCAGGAGCTCAGGTCCTTGGCCCCATTACTATCGGTAAAGGCGGTAAAGTTGGCTCAAACTCTGTGGTGGTGAAAGATGTGCCTGCTAATGCAACAGCTGTTGGTATTCCGGCACGTATTGTTAATGAAAAAAGCCAGTCAGAAAAAGAACAACGTGACCAAGTGGCTAAAAAGTTTGGTTTCGATGCCTATGCGGTATCTTCGGATAATCCTGATCCTGTCGCCAAAGCTATTGGGCGAGTTCTTGATCATATGCACTTAATGGATAAAAAAGTCGCTGACTTATGTAAAGAAGTCAATCATCTTGGTGGTGAAGTGTGTCAAGAGGATCTACCCGAACTACGAGTTGGCGAATTTATTGAAGATGAAATAGCGGCAGCTAAACGTCGAGAAAAACGTGTAGAGTCATTTGATCCTGATATTTAA
- the sixA gene encoding phosphohistidine phosphatase SixA: MRIFVMRHGQAQAMAPSDKGRELTAVGQGEAEIMAKKLVHQKEHFDAIFVSPYVRAQQTAKIVKNILATTTTLTTLEFITPEDSAQQMHNYIDVTFIDNAQANVLIVSHMPLVCYLVEEFTCGQHAPLFETASIAVIDYDISTAKGRLVSHTTPNSL, translated from the coding sequence ATGCGAATATTTGTAATGCGACATGGTCAAGCCCAAGCAATGGCTCCTTCTGATAAAGGTCGTGAATTAACTGCCGTTGGTCAAGGTGAAGCTGAAATAATGGCAAAGAAATTGGTCCATCAAAAAGAGCACTTTGATGCTATTTTTGTTAGCCCTTATGTTCGTGCTCAACAAACCGCAAAAATTGTAAAAAACATCTTAGCAACTACAACAACTCTAACCACGCTTGAATTTATAACGCCAGAAGACTCAGCTCAACAAATGCATAATTATATTGATGTCACTTTCATCGATAATGCCCAGGCAAATGTACTTATTGTTTCACATATGCCTTTGGTCTGTTATTTAGTGGAAGAGTTTACCTGTGGTCAACATGCGCCGTTATTTGAAACCGCCTCTATTGCGGTTATTGATTATGATATAAGTACCGCGAAAGGGCGGTTAGTTTCGCATACGACACCCAACAGTCTTTAG
- a CDS encoding M16 family metallopeptidase has translation MKWAALSFSLLTVLANTGCNTAEKSINSVKISQQSDQTNVVDNAINIEYSKFVLANGLEVVLHIDRSDPVVAVALTAHVGSARETQGRTGFAHLFEHLLFLESENLGKGGLDKMSARIGGSGANGSTSRDRTNYYQTVPNDALEKMIWAEADKLGFFINTVTEEVLAKEKQVVKNEKRQSYDNRPYGHTQYVIDKNLYPESHPYNWQVIGSLSDLQNSTLQDVKDFFRSWYVPNNVTLVIAGDFDEAQAKAWVHQYFDEIKAGNEITPLAKQAANLTITKKIYHEDNFAKLPELSLTWPTVPQYHSDSYALNVLVQLLSEGKKALLNKKLIDELTLTSRVTMYHYQSELAGQLMVKVRGFEKTDLNQIDQAISQALNEFETKGFSDEDLATIKAGQETAFYRGLSSVLGKGFKLAQYNILTQDPGFINQEAKNILAVNKADVLRVYHQYIKDKSFVATSFVPKGQKNLALKNSIKAQIIEEKIVANAEQSFDVDQQSRYVNTPSSFDRASEPKYGEAPTLSVPTVWQSQLSNGLHFYGIKNSEVPLVQLEITFAGGLLFDDIQKVGVANLVAEMMNKGTKYKSPQQLEEAINKLGATISIYATQESIKLSASTLARNYQATVDLITEMLLAPRWDEKEFTLTKQDIISQIIQQQTNPNQLANNQMNKLLYDKTDILSNNLLGTLQSVEEITLADLKIFYQTKLSPNLTDIHIVGDIDETSVLTAFKQLEKNWLNTKAVLPKMLPAALPTTSTLYFYDVPDAKQSQLRIGFPALNAMHKDFYSAQVMNYILGGGSFASKLTQELREGKGYTYGVRSSFSGSKSSGEFIISSGVRTNVTLEAMALIKSLVENYQTDFTEQDLATTQSYYLKSNARKFETYNAKLTMLENISQYNLPINYVLARAKSVESLTLANVKSLANQHLHHQQMIYLVVGDAKSQLPRLKGLGLGEPILLNVN, from the coding sequence ATGAAGTGGGCAGCGCTAAGCTTTTCATTATTAACCGTTCTTGCGAACACTGGCTGTAATACAGCAGAAAAATCAATTAATTCAGTAAAAATCAGCCAACAATCTGATCAGACCAATGTGGTTGATAACGCCATCAATATTGAATATAGCAAGTTCGTCTTAGCTAACGGCTTAGAAGTTGTACTTCATATAGACCGCTCAGACCCAGTTGTTGCTGTTGCATTAACGGCACATGTTGGATCCGCTCGTGAAACACAAGGACGAACAGGCTTTGCTCATTTATTTGAACATTTGCTTTTTCTTGAGTCTGAAAACCTGGGTAAAGGTGGATTAGACAAAATGAGTGCCCGTATTGGCGGCTCGGGTGCAAACGGCTCCACTAGCCGCGATAGAACAAATTACTATCAAACTGTCCCCAATGATGCTTTAGAAAAAATGATCTGGGCTGAAGCTGACAAACTAGGTTTTTTTATCAATACGGTGACCGAAGAAGTACTCGCCAAAGAAAAACAAGTGGTTAAAAATGAAAAAAGACAAAGTTATGACAACCGACCTTATGGTCATACACAGTATGTTATTGATAAAAATCTTTATCCAGAGAGTCACCCTTACAACTGGCAAGTGATTGGTTCATTATCTGATTTACAAAACTCAACACTTCAAGATGTTAAAGATTTCTTTAGAAGCTGGTATGTTCCCAATAATGTTACCTTGGTTATTGCCGGTGACTTTGATGAAGCACAAGCAAAAGCTTGGGTACATCAGTATTTTGATGAGATTAAGGCGGGTAATGAAATAACGCCCCTTGCCAAGCAAGCTGCAAATCTAACAATAACCAAGAAAATTTATCATGAAGATAATTTTGCTAAGTTACCCGAACTCAGCCTAACTTGGCCAACAGTCCCACAATATCACTCAGACAGTTACGCATTAAATGTTTTAGTTCAATTGCTAAGTGAGGGCAAGAAAGCCTTACTCAATAAAAAGCTAATTGATGAATTAACCTTGACCTCTCGAGTAACCATGTATCACTACCAATCAGAGTTGGCTGGCCAATTAATGGTAAAGGTAAGAGGCTTTGAGAAAACTGATTTAAACCAGATTGACCAAGCAATTAGTCAAGCACTTAACGAGTTTGAAACAAAAGGTTTTAGTGATGAAGATCTTGCTACGATTAAGGCAGGTCAAGAAACAGCCTTCTATCGTGGGCTTTCAAGTGTATTAGGTAAGGGCTTTAAATTAGCACAATATAATATCTTAACTCAAGATCCTGGTTTTATTAACCAAGAAGCTAAAAATATTTTAGCCGTCAACAAAGCAGATGTTTTACGTGTTTATCATCAATATATTAAAGACAAAAGTTTTGTTGCCACCAGCTTTGTACCGAAAGGCCAAAAAAACTTGGCATTAAAAAACTCTATAAAAGCACAAATTATTGAAGAAAAAATTGTCGCTAATGCCGAGCAAAGTTTTGATGTTGACCAGCAATCACGTTATGTAAATACGCCTTCAAGTTTCGATCGAGCCAGTGAACCTAAATATGGTGAAGCCCCAACGCTATCGGTACCTACCGTTTGGCAAAGTCAGTTAAGCAATGGGCTACATTTTTACGGGATAAAAAATAGCGAAGTCCCTTTAGTACAGCTTGAGATAACGTTTGCTGGTGGCTTATTATTTGATGATATACAAAAAGTCGGTGTCGCCAACTTGGTCGCTGAAATGATGAATAAAGGGACTAAGTATAAAAGTCCTCAACAACTAGAAGAAGCGATTAATAAACTTGGCGCTACCATTAGTATTTATGCGACTCAAGAGTCAATAAAACTGTCAGCCAGTACTTTAGCAAGAAACTATCAAGCAACTGTCGACTTGATCACAGAAATGCTCTTAGCGCCTCGCTGGGATGAAAAAGAGTTTACTCTCACCAAACAAGATATTATTAGTCAAATAATACAGCAGCAAACTAACCCCAACCAGTTGGCTAATAACCAAATGAATAAATTACTTTATGATAAAACTGATATTTTATCGAATAACTTATTAGGAACTTTACAGTCCGTTGAGGAAATCACTTTAGCTGATTTAAAAATATTTTATCAAACAAAACTGTCGCCAAATTTAACGGATATTCATATTGTTGGCGATATCGATGAAACAAGCGTATTAACGGCTTTTAAACAATTAGAAAAAAATTGGCTTAATACTAAGGCTGTTTTGCCTAAGATGTTACCGGCAGCGCTGCCCACCACATCAACCCTATATTTCTATGATGTGCCCGATGCTAAGCAATCACAGTTGAGAATTGGCTTCCCAGCCTTAAATGCTATGCATAAAGATTTCTATAGTGCTCAAGTGATGAATTATATTTTAGGCGGTGGTAGTTTCGCTTCAAAACTCACCCAAGAATTACGTGAAGGAAAAGGTTATACCTACGGCGTGCGTTCAAGTTTTAGCGGCAGTAAATCAAGTGGCGAGTTTATCATTAGCAGTGGTGTGCGCACCAATGTCACATTAGAGGCTATGGCATTAATAAAATCGCTGGTAGAAAATTATCAAACTGATTTTACTGAGCAAGATTTAGCAACCACTCAAAGCTATTATTTAAAGAGTAATGCGAGAAAATTCGAAACATATAACGCTAAACTGACCATGTTAGAAAATATTAGCCAATACAACTTGCCAATAAACTATGTATTAGCACGAGCAAAATCAGTTGAAAGCTTAACTCTGGCTAACGTCAAGTCTTTAGCCAATCAACATTTACATCATCAACAAATGATTTACTTAGTGGTAGGTGATGCAAAATCACAACTACCACGTTTAAAAGGATTAGGGTTAGGAGAGCCGATTCTTTTAAATGTTAATTAA
- the trmJ gene encoding tRNA (cytosine(32)/uridine(32)-2'-O)-methyltransferase TrmJ: protein MSEQSSLLSNVRIVLVNTSDCRNIGSAARAMKTMGLSELILVDPIEMPNGQAQALAAGATDVLKNAKVVTTLAEAISDCGLVVGTSARSRTLPWPMLEPRGCGEKLVEEAYNFPVALVFGRESSGLTNDELQLCHFHVQIPANPDYSSLNLAMAVQTLSYEVRTSFLIDQQKAFQTKGENLSKNLPKKTLDEDEYPIMDETERFYQHFEDALKETGFITPSHPGLVMTKLRRLFNRARPDVKEVKMMRGILASVQRAAKANDKEANKE, encoded by the coding sequence ATGTCAGAGCAATCATCACTTTTAAGTAATGTTCGGATTGTATTAGTTAATACTTCCGATTGTCGTAATATTGGTTCAGCCGCACGCGCTATGAAAACAATGGGGTTAAGTGAACTTATATTAGTTGATCCCATTGAAATGCCAAATGGTCAAGCACAAGCTTTAGCAGCAGGGGCTACTGATGTATTAAAAAATGCCAAGGTAGTTACTACTTTAGCGGAAGCTATTAGTGATTGTGGTTTAGTCGTTGGTACCAGCGCACGTTCTCGTACTTTACCTTGGCCAATGTTGGAGCCAAGAGGCTGTGGAGAAAAACTTGTCGAAGAAGCTTATAACTTTCCAGTTGCTTTAGTTTTTGGTCGTGAGAGCAGTGGTTTAACTAACGACGAATTACAACTTTGTCATTTTCATGTGCAAATCCCAGCTAATCCTGATTACAGTTCATTGAACTTAGCGATGGCGGTTCAAACCTTAAGTTATGAAGTGCGGACCAGTTTTTTAATTGATCAACAAAAAGCATTTCAAACGAAAGGCGAAAATTTAAGTAAAAATTTACCCAAAAAGACGCTTGATGAAGACGAGTATCCGATTATGGACGAAACTGAGCGCTTTTATCAACATTTTGAAGATGCTTTAAAAGAAACCGGCTTTATAACGCCGAGTCATCCAGGTTTAGTGATGACTAAGTTACGCCGCTTATTCAATCGTGCCCGTCCCGATGTTAAAGAAGTCAAAATGATGCGTGGAATCTTAGCTTCAGTGCAAAGAGCCGCTAAAGCTAATGATAAAGAAGCAAACAAAGAATAA
- the smrB gene encoding endonuclease SmrB, which translates to MKFKDALTHDEKDLFMQAIGKVKPIVQDKIAPIKKQSKNQSLHLGKNKADAKKKQHAEFYFSDEFEPNLNQQGPMKYVREDVDSFEAKNLRRGQYAPDLILDLHGLDQKTAKLEIAALMFACKKEHAKCVCIVHGLGSQVLKNKVPHWLVQHPDVMAFHQAPLEWGGNGALLVLVELNDRFADII; encoded by the coding sequence ATGAAATTTAAAGACGCATTGACACACGATGAAAAAGATTTATTTATGCAAGCTATTGGTAAAGTAAAGCCAATTGTGCAAGATAAAATTGCGCCTATAAAAAAGCAAAGCAAAAATCAATCTTTACATCTTGGAAAAAACAAAGCTGATGCGAAGAAAAAACAACATGCTGAGTTCTATTTTTCTGATGAGTTTGAACCAAATCTGAATCAGCAAGGGCCGATGAAATATGTGCGTGAAGATGTTGACAGCTTTGAGGCTAAAAATTTAAGACGCGGTCAGTACGCACCCGATTTAATTTTAGATTTACATGGTTTAGACCAGAAAACAGCCAAATTAGAAATTGCCGCGCTAATGTTTGCTTGTAAAAAAGAACATGCGAAGTGTGTCTGTATTGTACATGGCTTAGGTTCACAGGTACTAAAGAATAAAGTCCCACATTGGCTAGTACAGCACCCTGACGTAATGGCTTTTCATCAAGCACCACTTGAGTGGGGTGGTAATGGCGCATTATTGGTTTTAGTTGAACTTAATGATCGCTTCGCTGATATTATCTAA
- the aroC gene encoding chorismate synthase, translating to MSGNTFGKLFTVTSFGESHGLGLGAIIDGCPPGLALSEADLQDDLDRRRPGTSRYTTARREADQVKIMSGVFEGKTTGTPIGLLIENTDQRSKDYGNIAQSFRPGHADYTYWQKYGIRDYRGGGRSSARETAMRVAAGAVAKKYLKEKFNVEIQGCVTQIGDVCATNIDWDIVENNPFFFPDETKLEALDELLRGIIREKDSIGAKIMVRATNVPVGLGEPIFDRMDADIAHALMGINAVKGVEIGDGFAVVNQRGSEHRDELTPEGFASNHSGGILGGISSGQSIVANIAMKPTSSIGVSGKTIDLDGKATDLVTKGRHDPCVGIRAVPIAEAMLALTLMDHFLRHRGQNADVVCVTPDIEA from the coding sequence ATGTCAGGCAATACCTTTGGAAAATTATTTACCGTAACATCATTTGGTGAAAGCCATGGTTTAGGCTTAGGTGCAATTATTGATGGTTGTCCGCCAGGACTCGCTTTATCAGAAGCTGACTTACAAGATGATCTTGACCGTCGTCGTCCTGGCACTTCTCGTTATACTACGGCACGTCGTGAAGCCGATCAGGTTAAAATAATGTCGGGTGTTTTTGAAGGCAAAACCACAGGAACGCCTATTGGGCTGTTAATTGAAAATACCGATCAACGTTCAAAAGATTATGGAAATATCGCGCAGAGCTTTCGTCCAGGTCATGCCGATTATACCTATTGGCAAAAATATGGTATTCGTGACTATCGTGGCGGCGGAAGATCGTCAGCACGTGAAACCGCTATGCGAGTTGCCGCAGGCGCCGTAGCTAAAAAGTACTTAAAAGAAAAATTTAATGTTGAAATTCAGGGGTGTGTTACCCAAATAGGTGATGTTTGCGCAACTAACATTGATTGGGATATTGTAGAAAACAATCCATTTTTCTTTCCTGACGAAACTAAACTTGAAGCCTTAGACGAATTATTGCGTGGTATTATTCGTGAAAAGGATTCTATTGGCGCTAAAATTATGGTCCGAGCCACTAACGTTCCTGTTGGTTTAGGTGAACCTATCTTTGATCGAATGGACGCCGATATCGCTCATGCGCTTATGGGCATAAATGCTGTTAAAGGTGTTGAAATTGGTGATGGTTTTGCTGTCGTCAATCAAAGAGGCTCTGAGCACCGCGATGAGTTAACGCCTGAGGGGTTTGCAAGTAACCACAGTGGAGGCATTTTAGGCGGAATTTCATCAGGACAAAGTATTGTTGCAAATATTGCGATGAAACCAACTTCAAGTATTGGTGTTAGTGGTAAAACCATTGATTTAGATGGTAAAGCGACTGACCTAGTGACTAAAGGTCGCCACGACCCTTGTGTGGGTATTCGTGCGGTTCCTATTGCTGAAGCCATGTTAGCACTAACCTTGATGGATCATTTTTTACGTCATCGTGGACAAAATGCTGATGTCGTTTGTGTAACACCTGATATAGAAGCCTAA